In Pseudobacter ginsenosidimutans, the following are encoded in one genomic region:
- a CDS encoding saccharopine dehydrogenase family protein, with product MKRIAVTGMGKVGSLVGTLLADMFSVTGIDRQAPASPVKFPVSQGNVADPAELKKLLNGQDAVVSCLPYHLNLAVAKAAYELGIHYFDLTEDVATTAAIRKMAETSKGVMIPQCGLAPGFIGIVGSHLTKTFTKLRDIELRVGALPRYPNGLLGYSFTWSPAGVINEYINDAEVIHNGVRKMVPSLEGLETINIEGQEFEAFSTSGGLGTLCETLEGKVDTLNYKTIRYPGHARLMRFLLYELILKEKRELTEQILTEAKPPVKEDVVYTYAVVEGWTGNELKREEFYRAYHPRDINGQNWRAISWTTAASVAAVVEMVANGKLPAKGFVKQEDIGLDDFYATRWGRMYAE from the coding sequence GTGAAACGAATTGCTGTTACCGGCATGGGTAAGGTAGGCTCGTTAGTGGGCACCTTGCTGGCCGATATGTTTTCTGTAACCGGCATCGACAGGCAGGCGCCTGCATCCCCGGTGAAATTCCCCGTCTCTCAGGGCAATGTTGCCGATCCCGCAGAACTGAAAAAACTGCTCAATGGCCAGGATGCTGTAGTATCCTGTCTCCCCTACCATCTTAATCTCGCTGTGGCAAAAGCCGCGTACGAACTCGGCATCCACTACTTCGACCTTACAGAAGATGTGGCCACCACTGCCGCCATCCGCAAAATGGCAGAAACCTCCAAAGGCGTGATGATCCCGCAATGCGGACTGGCACCGGGTTTCATCGGAATCGTTGGATCCCATCTCACCAAAACCTTCACCAAACTCAGGGACATTGAACTGAGGGTGGGCGCACTTCCCCGTTATCCAAACGGTTTACTCGGCTACTCATTCACGTGGAGCCCGGCCGGCGTGATCAATGAATACATCAACGATGCGGAGGTGATCCATAATGGCGTTCGCAAAATGGTGCCTTCTCTCGAAGGACTGGAAACCATCAATATCGAAGGACAGGAATTTGAAGCTTTCTCCACTTCCGGAGGACTCGGCACGCTCTGCGAAACACTGGAAGGAAAAGTGGACACGCTCAATTACAAGACCATCCGCTACCCCGGCCATGCCAGGCTGATGCGATTCCTCTTGTACGAACTGATCCTCAAAGAAAAAAGAGAACTCACGGAACAGATACTCACTGAAGCCAAACCTCCGGTGAAGGAAGATGTCGTATATACATATGCGGTAGTAGAAGGATGGACCGGCAATGAGCTGAAACGCGAAGAATTCTACCGGGCTTATCATCCCCGCGATATCAATGGACAGAACTGGAGGGCCATTTCATGGACCACAGCTGCTTCCGTTGCAGCCGTTGTGGAAATGGTAGCTAACGGCAAACTGCCGGCAAAAGGATTTGTGAAGCAGGAGGATATTGGCCTGGATGATTTCTATGCTACCCGCTGGGGGCGCATGTATGCAGAGTAA
- a CDS encoding LytR/AlgR family response regulator transcription factor produces MKIVIIEDEIKAAKSLAALITQLRPESQIIAQLQSVEAALDFFGRQPQVDLLFMDIQLSDGISFDIFKTVSIACPIIFCTAFGEYAMEAIKANGIDYILKPFSKEELEKALARVDALSNFFQRDHNADLTALFNKLGREEGKKSFLVFQNNKYITIASGDIAFFHTRNETTQLVSFRKETYTIPNSLDQLQGQLSASQFYRLNRQYIINFDAVKEVEHYYGRKLLVHLHVPAPDDLTVGKEKSTAFLHWLSER; encoded by the coding sequence ATGAAGATCGTCATCATCGAAGACGAAATAAAAGCAGCTAAGTCACTGGCGGCGCTGATCACACAGCTCCGGCCTGAATCGCAGATCATTGCACAGCTACAGAGCGTGGAAGCCGCATTGGATTTCTTCGGCAGACAACCGCAGGTAGACCTGCTCTTCATGGACATCCAGTTGTCAGACGGCATTTCCTTCGACATCTTCAAAACTGTCAGCATCGCCTGTCCTATCATTTTTTGTACAGCATTCGGAGAGTATGCCATGGAAGCCATCAAGGCCAATGGCATCGATTATATACTCAAACCTTTCTCCAAAGAAGAGCTGGAAAAAGCGCTCGCAAGGGTGGACGCACTGAGCAATTTCTTCCAGCGCGATCATAACGCCGATCTCACAGCGCTTTTTAATAAACTTGGCAGAGAAGAAGGGAAAAAAAGTTTTCTCGTTTTCCAGAACAATAAATACATCACCATTGCCTCAGGTGATATTGCATTTTTCCACACCCGGAATGAAACAACACAGCTGGTGAGTTTCCGGAAGGAAACCTATACCATTCCCAATTCGCTTGACCAGTTGCAGGGCCAGTTGTCTGCTTCGCAGTTCTACCGGCTCAACCGGCAGTACATCATCAATTTCGATGCAGTGAAGGAAGTGGAGCATTACTACGGCCGGAAACTACTGGTACACCTGCATGTGCCGGCACCGGACGATCTCACTGTGGGGAAGGAAAAATCCACTGCATTCCTCCACTGGCTGTCTGAACGGTAA
- a CDS encoding sensor histidine kinase encodes MKTPAFRVSHSVIWGSSLLLGLLMAVPKIADKHFNLHETIANSVITFVFSIFVWYYSMYTLPAYSAKDVAKGFSVTRLLKTIGLGVALMFILAYAQQLLLTHLDFGPVMLMIEVRGILISLTFYMFIHLLYQNYHNQQVSIALERSKMDNLAAQYELLRQQVNPHFLFNSLNTLKYMVESGDKHSIDFILKLSDFYRFSLESRKSDLIQLSEELKILESYIFLLKARFEEGMEISIDVPESRANTQIPPFTLQLLVENAIKHNIVSLDKPLRMRIFTEGDFLIVENSLQLKRTTETSTGLGLDNIRQRYLHLSGKAIEIHPDNQYFTVKLPRI; translated from the coding sequence ATGAAAACACCCGCATTCCGCGTTTCGCATTCTGTTATCTGGGGCAGCTCACTACTGCTCGGCCTGCTTATGGCAGTGCCAAAGATCGCAGACAAGCATTTCAACCTGCATGAAACCATCGCCAACTCGGTGATCACTTTCGTGTTTTCCATTTTTGTATGGTATTACAGCATGTATACCCTTCCCGCATATTCTGCCAAAGATGTAGCGAAAGGATTTTCGGTTACCCGTTTGCTTAAGACCATCGGACTGGGCGTTGCCCTGATGTTCATCCTGGCTTATGCACAGCAGTTGCTGCTCACCCATCTCGATTTCGGACCGGTGATGCTGATGATAGAAGTGCGCGGCATCCTTATCAGTTTAACCTTTTACATGTTCATCCATCTGCTCTACCAGAATTATCATAACCAGCAGGTGAGCATCGCACTTGAACGCTCGAAGATGGACAATCTCGCGGCGCAATACGAATTACTCAGGCAACAGGTGAACCCGCATTTCCTTTTCAACAGTCTCAATACCCTCAAATACATGGTGGAGAGCGGAGACAAGCACAGTATCGATTTCATTTTGAAACTGTCCGACTTCTACCGCTTCTCACTCGAAAGCCGAAAATCAGACCTGATACAGCTTTCAGAAGAATTGAAAATACTGGAATCTTATATCTTCCTGCTGAAAGCAAGATTTGAAGAAGGAATGGAGATCAGCATCGATGTTCCGGAAAGCCGGGCCAACACGCAGATACCACCTTTCACATTGCAACTGCTGGTTGAAAACGCCATCAAACACAATATCGTTTCGCTCGATAAGCCGCTGCGCATGCGTATTTTCACCGAAGGGGATTTCCTCATCGTGGAGAACTCATTACAACTGAAAAGGACAACCGAAACTTCAACAGGGCTGGGGCTCGACAATATCCGGCAACGCTACCTGCATTTGTCCGGAAAAGCAATAGAGATCCATCCGGACAACCAATATTTTACTGTCAAACTTCCCAGAATATGA
- a CDS encoding organic hydroperoxide resistance protein → MEFKAHPIDKVLYTAKTHTTGGRDGQSQSSDGRLDLKLSSPGTGAGTNPEQLFAAGWSACFIGAMNLAAHALKIRLPQETAVDAEVDLGTTGNAWFLQARLNIHLPGLDPGMARTIVETAHKTCPYSKATSGNINVELNLV, encoded by the coding sequence ATGGAATTCAAAGCACACCCAATCGACAAAGTATTGTATACCGCCAAAACACATACAACCGGCGGAAGGGATGGACAATCTCAAAGCTCAGATGGCCGCCTCGATCTAAAACTATCATCACCCGGCACAGGCGCCGGTACTAATCCTGAACAGTTATTTGCAGCGGGATGGTCTGCCTGTTTCATCGGCGCCATGAACCTGGCCGCTCATGCACTTAAGATCAGGCTGCCACAGGAAACAGCCGTTGATGCGGAAGTAGACCTTGGCACAACCGGCAATGCCTGGTTCCTGCAGGCCAGACTGAATATTCACCTGCCCGGACTGGACCCCGGGATGGCACGCACCATTGTGGAAACAGCTCATAAGACCTGTCCGTACTCAAAAGCCACCAGTGGCAATATCAATGTTGAATTGAACCTGGTATAA
- a CDS encoding DUF1223 domain-containing protein translates to MEFTKQNRIAKTVALSFVLGIASCTQAQNSNPSDSAPGKAFAVVELFTSEGCSSCPPADKLIEQLQEENPNAPLYILAYHVDYWDHQGWKDRFSNRAYSSRQQQYVNWLNLTSLYTPQIVVNGQSENTGSDEGATVQAINNALSHHSQGNISLSTSKKNDVLEVSYQFNGDPKGNSILLALVQKKAESNVTAGENTGRRLPHVQIVRALQAEDTRSQHSLQIKTPDGYKPEGYELIAFVQNKKTGKIIAAAKSDLDQ, encoded by the coding sequence ATGGAATTCACAAAACAAAATAGAATCGCAAAAACAGTTGCCCTATCATTCGTGCTCGGCATTGCCTCCTGCACACAGGCGCAAAACAGTAATCCTTCCGATTCCGCTCCGGGAAAGGCTTTCGCCGTAGTGGAGCTCTTCACTTCCGAAGGTTGCTCCAGTTGTCCGCCTGCCGATAAACTGATTGAACAGTTACAGGAAGAGAATCCCAATGCCCCGCTGTACATTCTCGCCTATCATGTGGACTACTGGGATCACCAGGGATGGAAAGACAGGTTCAGCAACCGCGCTTATTCCAGCAGGCAACAACAGTATGTGAACTGGCTGAACCTTACCTCGCTGTACACGCCACAAATTGTAGTGAACGGGCAATCGGAAAATACAGGTTCAGATGAAGGTGCCACTGTACAGGCCATCAACAATGCGCTCAGCCACCATTCACAGGGAAACATATCGCTCAGCACTTCAAAAAAGAATGATGTACTGGAAGTGAGTTACCAGTTCAATGGAGATCCCAAAGGCAATAGCATCCTGCTGGCCCTGGTGCAGAAAAAGGCAGAAAGCAATGTCACTGCCGGTGAGAACACGGGCCGTCGTCTTCCCCATGTTCAGATCGTGAGGGCATTACAGGCAGAAGATACCAGGAGCCAGCATAGCCTGCAGATCAAAACGCCTGACGGCTATAAACCTGAAGGATATGAGCTGATCGCCTTTGTACAAAACAAGAAAACAGGAAAGATCATTGCCGCCGCCAAATCAGATCTCGATCAATAA
- a CDS encoding heme-binding domain-containing protein, whose amino-acid sequence MQFLRKKTLIVLLILATGGLALAFTAKAPVNNPPVTGEIMLPAEVQAILERACYNCHSNETKLNWFDKLPFASSVVAEHVNKGRARLNFSAWNSLSPAEQQSNYWLIYNKLAAKQMPLPDYQLLHPEAKITDNDLSVLREFLNTVTTPAEKDTAQKISGITHTNIRNFPVAPNGISYDPVYRNWQVLSTTSRYDNGTMRVMYANPIAIEAVKSGQIRPWPEGSVIAKLVFRKLRDSSGNIRPGKFINIQYMIRDSKKYAATEGWGFARFDTPELKPYGNINTDKTCISCHKLVEETGFVFDVTTK is encoded by the coding sequence ATGCAATTTCTAAGAAAGAAAACCCTGATAGTTTTACTGATTCTCGCAACAGGCGGATTGGCGCTGGCTTTCACGGCGAAGGCCCCCGTAAACAATCCGCCTGTTACCGGCGAGATCATGCTTCCTGCTGAAGTACAGGCCATCCTGGAGCGAGCCTGTTACAATTGTCACTCCAATGAAACAAAACTCAATTGGTTCGACAAACTCCCCTTCGCTTCCTCTGTAGTGGCAGAGCATGTAAACAAAGGACGTGCAAGATTGAACTTCTCCGCCTGGAACAGCTTATCTCCTGCCGAACAGCAATCCAACTACTGGCTGATCTACAACAAACTGGCCGCAAAACAGATGCCCCTGCCGGATTACCAGTTGTTGCATCCAGAGGCGAAGATCACAGACAACGACCTGTCTGTACTCCGGGAATTTCTCAATACGGTTACAACACCTGCCGAAAAAGATACGGCCCAAAAAATATCCGGTATAACGCATACCAACATACGTAATTTTCCGGTTGCCCCTAACGGTATCTCTTATGATCCTGTATACCGGAACTGGCAGGTACTGAGTACCACCTCCCGCTACGACAATGGCACCATGCGCGTGATGTATGCCAATCCCATTGCCATTGAAGCAGTAAAATCCGGGCAGATCCGTCCCTGGCCAGAAGGCTCAGTCATCGCCAAACTGGTATTCCGTAAACTCCGGGACAGCAGTGGCAATATCCGCCCCGGCAAATTCATCAATATCCAATATATGATCAGGGATAGTAAGAAATATGCGGCCACCGAAGGATGGGGCTTCGCCAGGTTCGATACACCGGAACTGAAACCTTATGGCAATATCAATACAGACAAGACCTGCATCTCCTGCCACAAACTCGTGGAAGAAACCGGATTTGTATTTGACGTAACCACCAAATAA
- a CDS encoding helix-turn-helix domain-containing protein has product MVGPDKQKSPFSYSCYVARSREGEQFVPEHVFSYQLSGILTVNTGVKEYVFREGDFRFIKRNQLIKFNKQPAPDGVFEAVSIYFDQELLKQFSLEYGYNTDSGGNGKVDTVTELKKEALYKSFVDSLLPYLQGNQLINQQLQTLKLREALLILLQSQPSLARLLFDFQEPGKIDLEEFMNRNFHFNVQLKRFAYLTGRSLATFKRDFEHIFHISPSKWLLQRRLQEAHYLIREKGKAPGEVYLETGFEDLSHFSFAFKKQYGVPPSQVAG; this is encoded by the coding sequence ATGGTAGGACCAGATAAACAAAAGTCTCCCTTCTCTTATTCCTGCTATGTAGCGCGCAGCCGCGAAGGCGAGCAGTTTGTGCCCGAGCATGTGTTCAGTTACCAACTGTCTGGCATCCTCACCGTGAACACCGGTGTGAAGGAATATGTTTTCAGGGAAGGGGATTTCAGGTTCATCAAAAGGAATCAGCTCATCAAATTCAACAAGCAGCCCGCCCCGGACGGTGTGTTCGAAGCCGTGTCCATTTATTTTGACCAGGAGCTGCTAAAGCAATTCAGCCTGGAATACGGCTACAATACGGATTCTGGAGGAAATGGAAAAGTGGATACCGTGACAGAACTGAAAAAAGAAGCATTGTACAAGAGCTTCGTGGATTCCTTACTGCCCTATCTGCAGGGCAATCAGCTGATCAATCAGCAACTGCAAACATTGAAGCTGCGTGAAGCCCTGCTCATCCTGTTGCAATCCCAGCCATCGCTTGCCCGACTGCTCTTCGATTTCCAGGAGCCGGGCAAGATAGACCTGGAAGAATTCATGAACAGGAATTTCCATTTCAATGTGCAACTGAAAAGATTCGCCTATCTCACAGGCCGCAGCCTTGCCACTTTCAAGCGTGACTTTGAGCATATCTTTCACATATCTCCCAGCAAATGGTTATTGCAAAGAAGGTTGCAGGAAGCCCATTACCTCATCCGGGAAAAAGGGAAAGCGCCGGGTGAAGTGTACCTGGAAACGGGATTTGAAGACCTCTCCCATTTCTCCTTCGCTTTCAAAAAACAGTACGGCGTACCGCCATCCCAGGTAGCCGGCTGA
- a CDS encoding SDR family NAD(P)-dependent oxidoreductase, translating into MKKVWFITGSSRGLGRNITEAVLKSGDAVAATARNTDQLSDLVQEYGTQVLPVSLDVTRYEDVYKAVDRAVKHFGRIDVLVNNAGFGIVGAAEAFTDEQVRSQLETNLYAPIELTRAVLPYMRKQGSGRILQISSIGGRVGNAGLTIYQAAKFGLGGFTEALAKEVGPLGIYVTSVEPGGFRTDWSGASMTYAKEIEGYDMVKQRSDLFKSGKFIPVGDPVKAANVLVELAIHPEPPVHLILGSEALGILKSANATRDAEMEKWKDVTVSTDHDEAEDFLSTTAGQFYTQNVQRKQ; encoded by the coding sequence ATGAAAAAAGTATGGTTTATCACAGGCAGCTCCCGTGGACTGGGACGCAACATTACCGAAGCGGTTTTAAAAAGCGGGGATGCGGTAGCAGCCACTGCCCGCAATACCGATCAATTGTCTGATCTCGTACAGGAGTATGGAACACAGGTCCTTCCGGTTTCACTTGATGTTACCCGTTATGAAGATGTGTACAAAGCGGTAGATAGAGCTGTCAAACATTTCGGCCGCATCGATGTGCTGGTCAACAATGCGGGATTTGGCATCGTGGGCGCTGCCGAGGCATTCACGGATGAGCAGGTGCGCAGCCAGCTGGAAACAAATCTCTATGCACCGATCGAGCTCACACGCGCAGTTCTTCCTTATATGCGCAAACAAGGCAGTGGCCGCATCCTGCAGATCAGTTCCATTGGCGGACGGGTAGGCAATGCGGGGCTTACCATCTACCAGGCGGCGAAATTCGGACTGGGGGGATTTACAGAAGCGCTGGCCAAAGAAGTGGGACCGCTTGGCATTTATGTGACCAGCGTGGAGCCCGGCGGCTTTCGAACAGACTGGAGCGGCGCTTCCATGACCTATGCCAAAGAGATCGAAGGATACGATATGGTGAAACAAAGGTCGGATCTTTTCAAAAGCGGCAAATTCATTCCCGTAGGCGATCCCGTCAAAGCAGCCAATGTGCTGGTGGAGCTGGCCATTCATCCTGAACCTCCCGTTCACCTCATCCTGGGAAGCGAAGCACTCGGCATCCTTAAATCAGCAAACGCCACAAGAGATGCAGAAATGGAAAAATGGAAAGATGTGACTGTAAGCACCGATCATGACGAGGCGGAAGATTTCCTGTCTACCACTGCCGGACAGTTCTACACGCAGAACGTTCAAAGAAAACAGTAA
- a CDS encoding alpha/beta fold hydrolase has product MQQLNVSRRYWLATAFSFSAVILGILGTNAQNTTVMSERIATSALPIKQIKTAILDIGYAEAGPADGQAVILLHGWPYDIHSYTEVSALLAGKGYRVLIPYLRGYGSTRFLDAKTPRNGQQAALAMDVIDFMDALKINKAIIGGFDWGARTANIVAALWPERTTALVSVSGYLIGSQEANKKPLSPQAEQQWWYQYYFATERGKLGYEANRKAFSKLIWQTASPQWQFTDPSFDQTAASFENPDHVAIVIHNYRWRLGLAKGEKKYDALEKKLAAFPSISVPTVTLEGDANGAPHPSPTAYASKFTGKYAHHALTGGIGHNLPQEAPQAFADAIIEVAGFVK; this is encoded by the coding sequence ATGCAACAGCTCAATGTTAGCCGCCGCTATTGGCTGGCCACCGCTTTCAGTTTCTCCGCAGTAATCCTGGGTATCTTAGGTACAAATGCACAAAACACAACAGTCATGAGTGAACGAATTGCAACCAGTGCTCTCCCCATCAAACAGATCAAAACAGCCATTCTCGATATCGGTTATGCGGAAGCCGGTCCTGCTGACGGACAGGCTGTGATCCTGCTCCATGGCTGGCCTTATGATATACACAGTTACACTGAAGTGTCAGCGCTGCTGGCGGGTAAAGGATACAGGGTACTGATCCCTTATCTCCGGGGTTATGGCAGTACCCGTTTTCTCGATGCGAAAACGCCGCGCAATGGCCAACAGGCCGCACTCGCAATGGATGTAATTGATTTTATGGATGCCCTGAAGATCAACAAGGCCATCATCGGAGGATTCGACTGGGGTGCAAGGACCGCTAATATTGTTGCCGCCCTCTGGCCGGAACGTACAACTGCATTGGTTTCTGTGAGTGGCTACCTGATCGGCAGCCAGGAAGCGAATAAGAAACCTTTATCGCCACAGGCTGAACAACAATGGTGGTATCAATATTATTTTGCTACTGAACGCGGAAAGTTGGGCTATGAAGCCAATCGAAAAGCATTCTCCAAACTGATCTGGCAAACAGCTTCTCCGCAATGGCAGTTCACTGATCCCAGCTTTGATCAGACCGCAGCCTCATTTGAAAACCCTGATCATGTAGCTATCGTGATCCACAACTATCGATGGAGGCTGGGCCTGGCGAAAGGAGAAAAGAAATACGATGCACTCGAAAAGAAACTGGCTGCATTCCCATCCATTTCCGTTCCAACCGTAACACTGGAGGGCGATGCCAATGGAGCGCCGCATCCATCGCCAACAGCTTACGCATCGAAGTTCACCGGCAAATATGCACATCACGCACTAACAGGGGGAATAGGTCATAATCTTCCGCAGGAAGCGCCGCAGGCATTTGCTGACGCAATCATTGAAGTGGCAGGATTTGTGAAATAG
- a CDS encoding DoxX family protein, which produces MNTKTSKIIYRTGAILTSLWFGTSGICELTQNKLVWDITQQLGYPVHFIYILGVAKLSGVAVLLTPNRLLRLKEWVFAGIFFDIIFAFFSKLAVLGFASTIDAMIAFAMVSVTYIQFRKLYPADYRITTTGKRDILFSQSFGLDSIRK; this is translated from the coding sequence ATGAACACAAAAACATCAAAGATCATTTACCGGACAGGCGCTATCCTCACTTCCCTGTGGTTCGGCACCAGCGGCATCTGTGAGCTCACACAAAACAAGCTGGTTTGGGATATTACGCAGCAACTCGGTTATCCGGTCCATTTCATTTATATTCTGGGTGTGGCAAAACTGTCGGGCGTGGCCGTATTGCTGACGCCAAACAGGTTACTGAGACTGAAGGAGTGGGTTTTCGCCGGCATCTTCTTCGACATCATCTTTGCCTTCTTCTCCAAACTCGCCGTGCTTGGTTTTGCCTCAACTATCGATGCGATGATCGCATTTGCGATGGTATCCGTAACTTACATCCAGTTCAGGAAACTATACCCCGCAGATTACCGCATTACTACCACAGGCAAAAGAGACATTCTTTTTTCCCAATCATTCGGATTGGATTCAATCAGAAAATAA
- a CDS encoding DUF4272 domain-containing protein: protein MICTLYAHYTGFDRIKKRIEEFFPEGKLFVGKDGESDVLECEAKGGFLRPSGKLKISYREKENPSYKIAENDHSPLTNNLRGLHGYARSLPFSNESLQEKFLQKIFTLNCEFSIAVTKGEIKELKNVIQELAQEFDAILFVQPKTVISKSKGQHFLDSHLDLIIDQEGNSGIDFLDVKIDAAYFDQQVPAREDQLARKSRSEQLIGSWQISVNKHLPVIDSEETVTIRRAEEIAQRVSVLAVVNLVAFSHIPPEEATDYLQQNNLWAFVTPAEKDFLNDPTEEKKSRESWKCECIYTLLWALNKTEALPSPAQLCDLGTIPPEQYPVGKDKFPEDFIRTAGLVRSKADILDASDLYYRLDWACVDARIHGKQITEAHPGVVYERHYALNWLINYGNQEWDDVSCDT, encoded by the coding sequence ATGATCTGTACGCTGTATGCACATTACACAGGATTTGACAGAATCAAAAAAAGGATAGAGGAGTTTTTCCCGGAAGGCAAACTGTTTGTGGGTAAAGACGGGGAATCCGATGTACTGGAATGTGAGGCCAAAGGAGGATTTCTCAGGCCTTCCGGAAAATTGAAGATCAGCTATCGCGAAAAAGAGAATCCATCCTATAAAATTGCAGAGAATGATCATTCTCCGCTTACCAATAACCTTCGGGGATTGCATGGGTATGCGAGGTCTTTACCTTTCTCCAATGAAAGCCTGCAGGAAAAATTCCTGCAAAAGATCTTTACACTGAACTGTGAGTTTTCCATCGCTGTAACGAAAGGAGAAATAAAAGAATTGAAAAATGTAATTCAGGAATTGGCTCAGGAGTTCGATGCCATCCTGTTTGTGCAACCCAAAACGGTGATCAGTAAATCGAAGGGACAACATTTTTTAGACAGTCATCTCGATCTTATCATCGACCAGGAAGGCAATAGCGGGATCGATTTCCTGGATGTGAAAATTGATGCCGCATATTTCGATCAGCAGGTACCTGCCAGGGAAGACCAGCTGGCAAGAAAATCCAGATCGGAGCAACTGATCGGATCCTGGCAGATCAGTGTGAACAAGCATCTGCCTGTTATCGATTCAGAAGAAACGGTTACCATCAGACGAGCTGAAGAGATCGCACAACGCGTGTCTGTACTGGCAGTGGTGAACCTCGTTGCTTTCAGTCATATCCCGCCGGAAGAAGCAACAGACTATCTGCAACAAAATAATCTATGGGCCTTTGTTACGCCCGCTGAAAAGGATTTTCTCAACGATCCCACGGAGGAAAAGAAAAGTCGCGAAAGCTGGAAATGCGAGTGCATCTATACCTTACTGTGGGCATTGAACAAAACGGAAGCACTTCCTTCTCCTGCACAGTTATGTGATCTCGGAACTATTCCTCCGGAGCAATACCCTGTTGGAAAGGATAAGTTTCCTGAAGACTTTATCCGCACTGCCGGTCTTGTACGCTCCAAAGCTGACATACTTGATGCCAGCGATCTTTATTATCGCCTGGACTGGGCCTGTGTTGACGCCAGGATCCATGGCAAGCAAATCACCGAAGCTCATCCCGGTGTTGTATACGAACGGCATTATGCATTGAACTGGTTAATAAATTATGGAAATCAGGAATGGGATGATGTGAGTTGCGACACCTGA
- a CDS encoding mechanosensitive ion channel family protein, with product MKEILQYNFLQNTVQSWLIALGIGMLMLTALRIIQSLVIKRIRALTARTQTNFDDFIISTIGRSVMPMLYVLAIYSSMQYLTLSEKANRIAHVVVMVICTFYVLRIISSFIVYIFQRSLVKQDNEQRKKQSRGILLIIQVLIWVAGFLFLIDNLGYNITTLVAGLGIGGIAIALAAQTILGDLFSYLVIFFDKPFQIGDFIIMDDKLGTVEYIGIKTTRIRTLSGEQLVCSNTDLTNSRVHNYKKMKERRVVFSFRVVYGTAAEKIKRIPAMVKQIVGEFTDTRFDRAHFKTFAESSLEFEVVFYVLSPDYNMYMDRQQSINLRIYEQFEQEGISFALPAQRIFMGSSN from the coding sequence ATGAAGGAAATCTTGCAATATAATTTCTTGCAGAACACTGTACAAAGCTGGCTCATCGCATTGGGTATCGGAATGTTGATGCTGACCGCGCTCAGGATCATTCAATCCCTGGTGATCAAAAGGATCAGGGCCTTAACAGCCAGAACACAAACGAATTTCGATGATTTTATCATCAGTACCATCGGGCGCTCTGTAATGCCGATGTTGTATGTGCTGGCCATTTACAGCAGCATGCAGTATCTCACACTTTCAGAAAAAGCCAACAGGATCGCGCATGTGGTTGTGATGGTGATCTGCACATTTTATGTTTTGCGGATCATCAGCAGTTTCATCGTATATATCTTTCAACGTTCATTGGTGAAACAGGACAATGAGCAACGAAAGAAACAATCCAGGGGTATCCTGCTCATCATCCAGGTATTGATCTGGGTGGCGGGTTTTCTCTTTCTGATAGATAATCTTGGTTACAATATCACCACGCTGGTTGCTGGTTTGGGTATTGGCGGTATCGCCATTGCGCTGGCGGCCCAAACGATCCTCGGCGATCTTTTCAGTTACCTGGTGATCTTCTTCGATAAGCCATTCCAGATCGGCGATTTCATTATTATGGATGATAAGCTGGGAACAGTGGAATACATCGGTATCAAAACCACCAGGATCCGCACCCTTAGCGGAGAACAGCTGGTTTGCTCGAATACTGATCTCACCAATTCCAGGGTGCACAATTATAAAAAAATGAAAGAGCGCCGTGTTGTTTTTTCTTTTCGCGTGGTGTATGGAACAGCCGCGGAAAAAATCAAACGGATCCCGGCGATGGTAAAACAGATCGTGGGAGAGTTCACTGATACAAGATTCGACAGGGCGCATTTCAAAACCTTTGCAGAGTCCAGCCTGGAGTTTGAAGTGGTGTTCTATGTGCTATCACCGGATTACAATATGTATATGGACCGGCAGCAAAGCATTAACCTGAGGATCTATGAGCAATTTGAACAGGAAGGGATTTCCTTTGCATTGCCAGCACAAAGGATCTTTATGGGCAGTTCCAACTAA